From the Bombus vancouverensis nearcticus chromosome 3, iyBomVanc1_principal, whole genome shotgun sequence genome, one window contains:
- the Vps29 gene encoding vacuolar protein sorting 29 has protein sequence MLVLVLGDLHIPHRCSSLPSKFKKLLVPGRIQHILCTGNLCTKESYDYLKTLASDVHVVRGDFDENLNYPEQKVVTVGQFRIGLSHGHQVVPWGDPESLALIQRQLDVDILISGHTHKFEAYEHENKFYINPGSATGAYNPLDTSVIPSFVLMDIQSSTVVTYVYQLVGDEVKVERIEYKKN, from the exons ATG CTTGTTTTAGTATTGGGAGATTTACACATACCACACAGATGTAGTAGTCTTCCAagtaaatttaagaaattgttGGTGCCTGGTAGAATACAACATATTTTATGTACAGGTAATCTCTGTACTAAAGAATCATATGATTACTTGAAAACACTAGCCAGTGATGTACATGTTGTTAGAGGAGATTTTGATGag AATTTAAATTATCCAGAACAAAAAGTGGTCACTGTTGGTCAGTTTAGAATAGGTTTGTCACATGGACATCAAGTAGTACCTTGGGGAGATCCAGAATCACTAGCTTTAATTCAAAGACAATTAGACGTTGATATTTTGATATCAGGTCATACACATAAATTTGAGGCATACGAGcatgaaaacaaattttatattaatcctGGTTCAGCAACAGGGGCATATAACCCTCTTGATAC ATCAGTTATCCCATCTTTTGTTCTAATGGATATTCAGAGTTCAACAGTTGTAACTTATGTCTATCAACTTGTTGGTGATGAAGTAAAAGTCGAACGAATCGAgtacaaaaaaaattaa
- the Got2 gene encoding glutamate oxaloacetate transaminase 2, with protein MAQSKKVFRLPFACKSFKNSSNVRSISSWWSQIEMGPPDPIFSLTERFKADTHPNKVNLGVGAYRDDETKPFILPSVRMAEERIRSRNMDKEYLAIAGNAEFCKLSIKLALGEHSNIVDEGLTATAQTISGTGALSLGGLFLTRFFTGNKEIYLPVPTWGNHAPVFTFAKLPVKQYCYYDPKTCGLDHKGLLENLYKIPDKSIILLHACAHNPTGVDPKPEQWKELAELVKKKEHFPFLDMAYQGFATGDTDRDAFGVRHFVKEGIQFALAQSYAKNMGLYGERVGTFTMVCANKDEANRVFSQLKLIIRPLFSNAPINGAKIAYEILENAPLREQWMVDIKTMANRIISVRQKLHDNLKKMGSTRDWKHITDQIGMFCFTGLNPNEVEKLINDYHIYLTKDGRISMAGVTSKNVEYIAKAIYDVTI; from the exons atggcACAAAGTAAAAAAGTATTTAGACTTCCATTTGCATGCAAATCATTTAAAAATAGCAGCAATGTTAGATCAATAAG TTCATGGTGGTCTCAGATAGAAATGGGTCCACCAGACCCAATTTTCAGTCTTACAGAAAGATTTAAAGCAGATACACATCCAAATAAAGTTAATTTAGGAGTTGGTGCTTATCGAGATGATGAAACTAAACCATTTATTTTGCCAAGTGTACGAATG GCAGAAGAAAGAATTAGAAGTAGAAATATGGATAAAGAATATTTAGCAATTGCAGGAAATGCAGAATTTTGTAAACTTAGTATTAAGTTAGCACTTGGTGAACATAGTAATATTGTTGATGAAGGTTTG ACTGCTACAGCTCAAACAATTTCTGGTACAGGAGCACTTTCTCTTGGAGGACTCTTTCTCACACGTTTTTTTACTGGCAATAAGGAGATATATTTACCAGTACCTACATGGGGAAACCATGCTCCAGTATTTACATTTGCTAAACTTCCAGTAAAACAGTATTGTTATTATGATCCAAAAACATGTGGATTAGACCATAAAGGTCttttagaaaatttatat AAAATTCCAGACAAATCCATTATTCTTCTTCATGCATGTGCTCATAATCCTACTGGTGTCGATCCTAAACCAGAACAATGGAAAGAATTAGCAGAAttagtaaaaaagaaagaacatttcCCTTTTTTGGACATGGCATATCAAGGGTTTGCCACAG GTGATACAGATAGAGATGCTTTTGGTGTTCGACACTTTGTAAAAGAAGGAATTCAATTTGCTCTGGCTCAATCATATGCTAAAAATATGGGCTTATATG GTGAACGTGTGGGAACATTTACAATGGTTTGTGCTAACAAGGATGAAGCAAATCGTGTTTTTTCGCAATTGAAGCTTATAATTAGACCACTATTTTCTAATGCACCAATTAATGGTGCCAAAATTGCTTATGAAATCTTAGAAAATGCCCCATTGAGAGAACAATGGATGGTTGATATAAAAACAATGGCTAACCGTATTATATCTGTACGTCAAAAGTTGCATGATAATCTTAAGAAAATGGGTAGTACCCGTGATTGGAAACATATTACAGACCAAATTGGAATGTTTTGTTTTACTGGCCTTAATCCTAATGAG GTAGAGAAGCTTATTAATGATTATCATATTTATTTGACAAAAGATGGTAGAATATCTATGGCAGGAGTAACATCAAAAAATGTGGAATATATAGCAAAAGCTATATATGATGTtacaatataa
- the Ufd1-like gene encoding ubiquitin fusion-degradation 1-like isoform X2, with translation MFGFNMFPEIVRPFNNHYRCFSVSMLPGTYRRDVERGGKIIMPPSALEHLTRLNIRFPMLFRLSNEKTNRITHCGVLEFVADEGRVYLPCWMMYNLLLQEGELINVESVNLPVATFSRFQPQSEDFLDITNPKAVLENGLRNFACLTTGDIIAIKYNQRIYEMCVLETRPGSAVTIIECDMNVEFAPPLGYVEKETKKDENVVDPADLMPAPSGFVPFKGEGNRLDGKKRRDFAKPEVTTSKPAYVRGIPDYDYKIGTLTFLRISKPVNNKEAKDPDEFKAFTGEGFSLRKSK, from the exons ATG TTTGGATTTAACATGTTTCCGGAGATTGTCAGACCTTTCAACAACCACTATAGATGTTTTTCTGTGTCAATGTTACCGGGTACATATCGACGAGATGTAGAACGTGGAGGGAAAA TAATCATGCCACCCTCAGCTTTAGAGCATCTCACAAGATTAAATATTAGATTTCCTATGTTATTCAGATTAAGTAATGAAAAAACTAATAGAATTACTCATTGTGGAGTTTTAGAGTTTGTTGCGGACGAAGGAAGAGTTTATTTACCTTGTTGG ATGATGTACAATCTTTTGTTACAAGAAGGAGAATTAATAAATGTTGAAAGTGTAAATTTACCTGTTGCAACATTTTCACGTTTTCAACCACAATCAGAAGATTTTTTAGACATCACAAATCCTAAAGCTGTTTTAGAAAATGGATTAAGAAATTTTGCATGTCTTACAACAGGTGACATTATTGCTATAAAATACAATCAAAGAATATATGAAATGTGTGTTTTGGAAACAAGACCAGGTTCAGCAGTCACTATCATAGAATGTGATATGAACGTTGAATTTGCTCCACCATTGGGATATGTAGAAAAAGAGACTAAAAAGGATGAAAATGTAGTAGATCCTGCAGATTTAATGCCAGCACCATCTGGTTTTGTGCCATTCAAAGGAGAAGGTAATAGACTAGATGGCAAAAAACGTAGAGATTTTGCAAAACCAGAAGTTACCACAAGTAAACCGGCTTATGTTAGAGGAATACCAGATTATGATTATAAAATAGGAACACTTACGTTCTTGCGCATTAGTAAACCTGTTAATAATAAAGAG GCAAAAGACCCAGATGAATTTAAAGCATTCACTGGTGAAGGTTTTTCTCTTAGGAAATCaaagtaa
- the MFS18 gene encoding major facilitator superfamily transporter 18 — protein MQMQIPLIQDEKTNSSWSRKERQKWFLSLLCGTCLIYATRTSVPLLMPIISKEKQWSKPDSGVILSSFFWGYTLTQVASGYISDRIGGQKVLLISALGWSMTTFFMPEVIELFSKDDSSVLLVAVVRTINGAFQGMHFPSMISLISQRLHETERASFFSLLTSGSALGTLLTGSLGSYLLENYNWVVVFQTLGGLSLAWAVLLSYHTLPFKEKAASTKSATNYSLPWLKLLKKPPFWSCVIGHACQNNCFFVLLSWMPMYFHDTFPEVKGWVVNMVPWLSMLPCTFFGKALSEKIIKAGYSITVTRKIIETICFLTEIISLLFLAKVETFQSAIICLAFIIGGSGFHNNAIAVNPSDLAPKHSGSVFGLMNTVGAIPGFLGVYFSGYILHVTHSWPVVFIFIAIIDALGCIVYLLFGSGQAII, from the exons atgcaaatgcaaatacCTTTAATTCAAGATGAAAAAACAAATTCATCTTGGTCAAG GAAGGAGAGACAAAAATGGTTTCTATCATTATTATGTGGTACTTGTCTCATATATGCTACAAGAACATCTGTTCCTTTATTAATGCCAATTATAAGTAAAGAGAAACAGTGGTCCAAACCAGATTCTGGAGTAATATTGTCTAGTTTTTTTTGGGGTTATACATTAACGCAAGTTGCTAGTGGTTATATTAGCGATAGAATTGGAGGACAAAAAGTATTATTGATCTCTGCTCTTGGATGGTCTATGACAACATTTTTTATGCCAGAAGTCATAGAACTCTTTTCAAAGGATGATAGTTCTGTGTTATTAGTAGCAGTAGTGAGAACGATAAATGGTGCATTCCAAG GAATGCATTTCCCCAGTATGATTAGTTTAATAAGTCAACGATTGCACGAAACAGAAAGAGCCTCATTTTTTAGTTTATTAACATCAGGATCCGCTCTTGGCACATTGCTCACTGGATCTTTAGGTTCCTATCTGTTGGAAAATTATAACTGGGTAGTAGTTTTCCAAACATTAg GAGGTTTGAGCTTGGCATGGGCCGTGCTATTAAGTTACCATACCCTACCTTTTAAGGAAAAAGCAGCTTCTACTAAATCAGCTACTAACTACTCTTTGCCTTGGTTGAAGCTTTTAAAAAAACCTCCATTCTG GTCATGTGTAATAGGTCATGCTTGTCAAAATAATTGTTTTTTTGTATTACTATCCTGGATGCCAATGTATTTTCATGATACATTTCCAGAAGTAAAG GGCTGGGTTGTAAACATGGTGCCATGGTTGTCTATGTTGCCTTGTACATTTTTTGGTAAAGCACTTTCTGAGAAGATAATAAAAGCAGGGTATTCCATCACAGTAACACGTAAAATAATCGAAACAATATGTTTTTTAACTGAAATTATAAGCTTATTATTTTTAG CAAAAGTGGAAACTTTTCAAAGTGCAATAATTTGTCTTGCGTTTATAATTGGCGGGTCAGGTTTTCATAATAATGCAATTGCAGTAAATCCTTCAGATCTTGCACCAAAACATTCCGGAAGTGTATTTGGATTAATGAACACTGTTGGTGCTATACCTG GATTTCTTGGAGTATACTTTTCTGGATATATATTACATGTAACGCACAGCTGGCCTGTTGTATTTATATTCATTGCTATAATAGATGCATTAGGATGTatagtatatttattatttggtTCTGGTCAAGCAATTATATAA
- the LOC117164074 gene encoding uncharacterized protein LOC117164074 has protein sequence MVCKENVVSWFGNLSSYKRIDVMCTLLNMCLPFEVRYLGTCVEDIGKRDYNDLRDTEHHANSATDLAELTTLGVADKRTRRKLALYMALLHSCNYACAVILYKNLSNFDYQEISNLLNGTTFTPDDQPLEELLLLYTMALNHPAFTYEQKSVFGNIYIKLQEEEARLNLSKLNSSYKQTQGCAPCMNTNERLIDTEMQGSCMMAPPPMQTYHGEMTMRNNTMVTGVPPGLSMPPPGLCLPTPEQMPMGSGGATQYLHLGFPSVNHMPPWTGQVMMGNQLMYHTGDMLAYPPSPLVSRQSSPSQSRSPSRSNSPMGRRNNTMPRTSSQVTQSTSNTLTSTSASNSQTSICSSNANSLPPLPTLGTNRSHPSQPPLLPSRSVPLSISSSTTFSRHNSVENTPSTLIPAAPQSKQPPPPRLRSSISGDSLRETLGKEMPNFKGNLQNFSLDEIRRMSDEDLREIGLTQNAVGQLRSIVKSQTTNGLNQISTDKKLDSTSSTTHTVVDSVENEAIPGMEMLNDNGNQSSKSMPLQEQHPAMHHHHNHAATPNLRRYPMPPLDPAQIQMYPAPPPMYAAQNAPCYACLTLPVAGVQNRYSRCNAQHVYCLTQLQALRLDPENSRHCSQSSSSDSTGSRSPPETPPAAPWVSGSESNPPPVTDHLSSAPVHSTSAVSHPASQQPIQSGPERQRTRRNQTHVMRHKNQMVNGGGPPNLSQCVSFPTPPSQSQVTYLPHGHFPALRPSSGIYSNFSHGPYARPAYPTTYQPNGEMMYQYPGHPSSGGTPPPPPNAAATPVQAPYMPPTPIVTYAPAAVPPTKISCYNCGSSSHLAVDCKDQTMEDLTKKAQYRLDYSIMKQPGECPNSDK, from the exons ATGGTGTGTAAGGAGAACGTGGTATCATGGTTTGGGAATCTGTCCAG TTATAAACGCATCGATGTCATGTGCACGTTACTAAACATGTGCCTGCCGTTTGAAGTACGATACCTTGGCACTTGTGTAGAGGATATTGGTAAACGGGACTACAATGATCTCCGTGACACGGAACATCATGCAAACAGTGCCACTGATCTTGCCGAGTTAACAACCTTAGGTGTGGCAGATAAACGCACACGAAGGAAACTTGCGCTCTACATGGCATTATTACATTCTTGTAATTATGCATGTGCTGTAATCTTGTACAagaatttgtcaaattttgatTACCAAGAAATCTCTAACCTATTAAATGGGACCACCTTTACACCGGATGATCAACCACTTGAAGAACTGCTCTTATTGTATACAATGGCTTTAAATCATCCAGCATTTACATATGAGCAGAAAAGTGTCTTCGGTAACATTTACATAAAGCTTCAAGAAGAAGAAGCTCGTCTGAATCTTTCAAAGTTAAATTCATCTTACAAACAAACACAA GGTTGCGCGCCATGTATGAATACAAACGAAAGATTAATAGACACAGAGATGCAAGGCAGTTGTATGATGGCTCCACCACCAATGCAAACTTATCATG GAGAAATGACAATGAGAAATAATACTATGGTAACTGGTGTTCCCCCTGGTCTTTCCATGCCTCCACCTGGATTATGCCTGCCAACTCCAGAACAAATGCCAATGGGATCAGGTGGTGCAACACAGTACCTTCACCTTGGCTTTCCATCAGTAAATCACATGCCACCATGGACAGGTCAGGTTATGATGGGGAATCAGCTGATGTATCACACTGGCGACATGTTGGCTTATCCACCTTCCCCCTTAGTCAGCCGTCAATCGTCACCATCCCAGTCTCGATCTCCTAGTCGCAGTAATTCCCCAATGGGTCGCAGAAACAATACAATGCCGCGCACCTCTTCACAAGTGACTCAGTCTACTTCGAATACCTTGACATCAACGAGTGCCTCTAACAGTCAAACAAGCATCTGCAGCTCAAATGCCAATTCCCTTCCACCACTTCCCACATTGGGTACGAACAGAAGTCATCCTAGTCAACCTCCATTGCTTCCATCACGCTCTGTTCCCTTGTCTATCAGCAGTTCTACTACTTTTTCACGACATAATAGCGTCGAGAATACTCCTTCTACCTTAATTCCGGCAGCACCTCAATCAAAACAACCTCCACCACCACGACTGCGATCTTCAATTTCTGGTGATTCATTACGAGAAACGTTAGGAAAAGAAATGCCAAATTTCAAAGGCAACTTGCAGAATTTTTCTCTCGACGAG ATCCGAAGAATGAGTGATGAGGACTTGAGGGAAATAGGATTAACACAAAATGCAGTAGGGCAATTACGAAGTATAGTTAAGAGTCAAACTACTAACGGCTTAAATCAAATTTCTACTGATAAAAAATTAGATAGTACTAGCAGCACAACACACACAGTTGTAGATTCAGTTGAAAATGag gCTATACCGGGAATGGAGATGTTGAATGATAATGGAAATCAAAGCAGTAAGTCAATGCCGTTACAGGAACAGCATCCAGCGATGCATCATCATCATAATCATGCAGCTACACCTAATTTACGGCGATATCCTATGCCACCGTTAGATCCTGCGCAAATACAAATGTATCCTGCTCCGCCACCGATGTATGCTGCACAAAATGCACCATGCTATGCCTGTCTTACATTACCTGTCGCCGGGGTACAAAATCGATATTCAAG gTGCAATGCTCAACACGTATATTGTTTAACACAATTACAAGCCTTGAGGTTAGATCCTGAAAACAGCAGGCATTGTTCACAGAGTAGTAGTTCTGATAGTACTGGTAGTAGATCTCCGCCAGAGACTCCTCCGGCAGCACCGTGGGTGAGCGGCAGTGAGAGCAATCCACCGCCAGTTACTGATCATCTTAGTTCTGCACCGGTACATTCTACAAGTGCAGTATCACATCCAGCATCCCAACAACCTATACAATCGGGCCCGGAAAGGCAACGTACTAGAAGAAATCAGACACATGTAATGCGTCATAAAAATCAAATGGTGAACGGCGGTGGGCCACCGAATCTTTCACAATGCGTTTCCTTTCCCACGCCACCTTCGCAGTCGCAGGTCACGTATCTGCCGCATGGTCATTTTCCGGCTTTGAGACCGAGTAGTGGTATTTATTCTAACTTCTCACATGGACCGTATGCAAGACCAGCTTATCCGACCACGTACCAACCGAATGGTGAAATGATGTACCAATATCCTGGACATCCATCCTCAGGAGGAACACCACCACCTCCACCGAATGCAGCCGCGACACCTGTTCAGGCACCGTATATGCCACCTACTCCGATTGTTACATATGCACCAGCTGCCGTCCCACCAACGAAAATTTCGTGCTATAATTGTGGCAGTAGTAGTCATCTTGCAGTTGACTGTAAAGATCAAACCATGGAAGATCTTACCAAAAAAG CTCAATACCGCTTAGATTACAGTATAATGAAACAACCTGGAGAGTGCCCAAATTCTGACAAGTGA
- the Ufd1-like gene encoding ubiquitin fusion-degradation 1-like isoform X1 yields MTFHFQFGFNMFPEIVRPFNNHYRCFSVSMLPGTYRRDVERGGKIIMPPSALEHLTRLNIRFPMLFRLSNEKTNRITHCGVLEFVADEGRVYLPCWMMYNLLLQEGELINVESVNLPVATFSRFQPQSEDFLDITNPKAVLENGLRNFACLTTGDIIAIKYNQRIYEMCVLETRPGSAVTIIECDMNVEFAPPLGYVEKETKKDENVVDPADLMPAPSGFVPFKGEGNRLDGKKRRDFAKPEVTTSKPAYVRGIPDYDYKIGTLTFLRISKPVNNKEAKDPDEFKAFTGEGFSLRKSK; encoded by the exons ATGACTTTCCACTTTCAGTTTGGATTTAACATGTTTCCGGAGATTGTCAGACCTTTCAACAACCACTATAGATGTTTTTCTGTGTCAATGTTACCGGGTACATATCGACGAGATGTAGAACGTGGAGGGAAAA TAATCATGCCACCCTCAGCTTTAGAGCATCTCACAAGATTAAATATTAGATTTCCTATGTTATTCAGATTAAGTAATGAAAAAACTAATAGAATTACTCATTGTGGAGTTTTAGAGTTTGTTGCGGACGAAGGAAGAGTTTATTTACCTTGTTGG ATGATGTACAATCTTTTGTTACAAGAAGGAGAATTAATAAATGTTGAAAGTGTAAATTTACCTGTTGCAACATTTTCACGTTTTCAACCACAATCAGAAGATTTTTTAGACATCACAAATCCTAAAGCTGTTTTAGAAAATGGATTAAGAAATTTTGCATGTCTTACAACAGGTGACATTATTGCTATAAAATACAATCAAAGAATATATGAAATGTGTGTTTTGGAAACAAGACCAGGTTCAGCAGTCACTATCATAGAATGTGATATGAACGTTGAATTTGCTCCACCATTGGGATATGTAGAAAAAGAGACTAAAAAGGATGAAAATGTAGTAGATCCTGCAGATTTAATGCCAGCACCATCTGGTTTTGTGCCATTCAAAGGAGAAGGTAATAGACTAGATGGCAAAAAACGTAGAGATTTTGCAAAACCAGAAGTTACCACAAGTAAACCGGCTTATGTTAGAGGAATACCAGATTATGATTATAAAATAGGAACACTTACGTTCTTGCGCATTAGTAAACCTGTTAATAATAAAGAG GCAAAAGACCCAGATGAATTTAAAGCATTCACTGGTGAAGGTTTTTCTCTTAGGAAATCaaagtaa
- the CBP gene encoding sarcoplasmic calcium-binding protein, whose amino-acid sequence MTTTLLRTGLRFVISNKCFKKRAISILCYGISEKQNILLKCNQYYKISPRACSTRRVHQTGISTSVSEQESDNDSDTEQGKGQSYFWRRKMRTLHNHLDINKDGVISHDDFMLFTERFSDLGHLTPELKIEFKKIMNKAWEEQWGEISPYNFICIEKYLEEMQHVLNDSSLKRRCHYFLPFLFKAVDKDRNGEISVQEFQLFFQCLGLTHDDAVISFSHIDTNDDGKISFEEFITMGREFFLTEDPTKPSKYFWGPLVD is encoded by the exons ATGACAACAACATTATTACGAACTGGTCTACGATTTGTAATTTCCAACAAGTGTTTTAAAAAAAGAGCTATTTCAATTTTATGCTATGGAATATcagaaaaacaaaatattttactaaaatgCAACCag tattataaaatatctccGCGAGCGTGTAGTACAAGAAGAGTGCATCAAACGGGTATCTCAACTTCTGTAAGCGAACAAGAAAGTGATAACGATTCTGACACCGAACAAGGAAAA gGACAATCGTATTTCTGGAGAAGGAAAATGCGGACACTACATAATCATTTGGATATTAATAAAGACGGAGTTATCAGTCACGACGATTTCATGTTGTTCACAGAAAGATTTTCTGACTTGGGACACTTAACTccagaattaaaaattgaattcaaaaaaataatgaat aaaGCATGGGAAGAACAATGGGGAGAAATTAGTccgtataattttatttgtatcgAAAAATATTTGGAGGAAATGCAACATGTTCTTAATGACTCATCATTGAAGAGAAGATGTCATTAttttttgccatttttattcaaa GCAGTGGATAAAGATCGAAATGGTGAAATTTCTGTGCAAGAATTTCAGTTATTTTTCCAATGTTTAGGACTCACACATGAT gaTGCAGTTATTTCCTTCAGTCATATTGATACTAATGATGATGGTAAAATTAGCTTTGAAGAATTCATAACAATGGGTCGTGAGTTCTTCTTAACAGAAGATCCAACAAAACCCAGTAAATATTTCTGGGGTCCTTTGGTAGATTAA